A single Triticum dicoccoides isolate Atlit2015 ecotype Zavitan chromosome 2A, WEW_v2.0, whole genome shotgun sequence DNA region contains:
- the LOC119356530 gene encoding autophagy-related protein 8C-like, translated as MAKSSFKLEHPLERRQAEATRIREKYSDRIPVIVEKAGKSDIPDIDKKKYLVPADLTVGQFVYVVRKRIKLSAEKAIFIFVKNTLPPTAALMSAIYEENKDEDGFLYMTYSGENTFGLL; from the exons ATGGCGAAGAGCTCGTTCAAGCTGGAGCACCCGCTCG AGAGGAGGCAGGCGGAGGCTACCCGCATAAGGGAGAAGTACTCTGACAGAATTCCT GTGATCGTTGAGAAGGCTGGGAAGAGTGACATTCCTGACATCGACAAGAAAAA GTACCTGGTCCCTGCTGACCTTACAGTTGGACAGTTCGTGTACGTTGTCCGAAAGCGGATCAAGCTCAGCGCTGAGAAGGCGATCTTCATCTTTGTGAAGAACACTCTTCCACCGACAG CTGCCCTGATGTCTGCCATTTATGAGGAGAACAAGGACGAGGACGGCTTCCTCTACATGACCTACAGCGGCGAGAACACCTTCGGATTGCTCTAG
- the LOC119356531 gene encoding exopolygalacturonase-like isoform X1 yields the protein MEVWPPLLVVIFTLYVVSPCCGLEAVAKNVTVAQLLPISSYHGGLATYNAKNFGAEGNGTNDDTKALMAAWKAACGAYGTVTLLIPPGTYYIGPTKFHGPCKASAITFLLQGTLKAATDLRRFGNDWIEFGWVKDLTVAGQNNAIINGQGAASWPFNKCPFQKDCKVLPTSVLFVNNQNTVVRDITSVNSKFFHIALLQSKNMKLINIQINAPENSPNTDGIHIERSTGVVISDTHISTGDDCISIGQGSDNIDIARVHCGPGHGMSVGSLGRYVDEGDVTRVHVRNMTFVGTMNGVRIKTWENSPTKSLAAHMLFENMTMKDVQNPIIIDQKYCPYYDCEHKHVSGVTLKDITFKNIKGTSSTPVAVRLRCGVPCQGVVLQDVDLKYMGEGGSSSKCENAMATYVGYQHPEPCA from the exons ATGGAGGTGTGGCCGCCGCTGCTGGTTGTTATCTTCACGCTCTATGTTGTCTCTCCCTGCTGCGGCCTTGAGGCCGTGGCTAAGAACGTGACTGTGGCACAACTACTGCCGATTTCGTCGTACCATGGGGGTTTGGCTACCTACAATGCCAAGAACTTCGGCGCTGAAGGCAACGGCACCAACGACGATACCAAA GCGTTGATGGCAGCATGGAAGGCAGCGTGTGGTGCATATGGCACGGTGACGCTGTTGATCCCGCCGGGGACGTACTACATCGGGCCGACGAAGTTCCATGGTCCCTGCAAAGCCTCCGCCATCACCTTCTTGCTCCAG GGGACGCTCAAGGCGGCGACGGATCTGAGGCGTTTTGGCAACGACTGGATCGAGTTCGGGTGGGTGAAAGACCTCACTGTGGCCGGACAGAACAATGCCATCATCAATGGCCAGGGCGCCGCCTCCTGGCCCTTCAACAAGTGTCCCTTCCAAAAGGACTGCAAAGTCCTCCCCACT AGCGTGCTGTTCGTGAACAACCAGAACACGGTGGTGCGCGACATCACGTCGGTAAACAGCAAGTTCTTCCACATCGCACTGCTGCAGAGTAAGAATATGAAGTTGATCAACATCCAGATCAACGCGCCGGAGAACAGCCCAAACACAGATGGCATCCACATCGAGCGAAGCACGGGTGTGGTGATTTCCGACACCCATATCAGCACAGGAGATGACTGCATCTCCATCGGCCAGGGGAGCGACAACATCGACATCGCCCGCGTCCACTGCGGCCCGGGGCACGGCATGAGCGTCGGCAGCCTTGGACGGTACGTGGACGAGGGCGACGTCACCCGCGTCCACGTCAGGAACATGACCTTCGTGGGCACCATGAACGGCGTCCGGATCAAGACGTGGGAGAACTCCCCTACCAAGAGCCTCGCCGCGCACATGCTGTTCGAGAACATGACCATGAAGGACGTGCAGAACCCCATCATCATCGACCAGAAGTACTGCCCTTACTACGACTGCGAGCACAAGCACGTCTCCGGGGTCACCCTCAAGGACATCACGTTCAAGAACATCAAGGGGACGTCGTCGACGCCGGTGGCCGTGCGGCTCCGGTGCGGCGTGCCGTGCCAGGGCGTCGTGCTGCAGGACGTGGACCTGAAGTACATGGGAGAGGGAGGGTCCTCGTCGAAGTGCGAGAACGCCATGGCCACGTACGTTGGCTACCAGCACCCAGAGCCATGCGCCTAG
- the LOC119356531 gene encoding exopolygalacturonase-like isoform X2 has translation MEGSVWCIWHGDAVDPAGDVLHRADEVPWSLQSLRHHLLAPGDAQGGDGSEAFWQRLDRVRVGERPHCGRTEQCHHQWPGRRLLALQQVSLPKGLQSPPHLQSVLFVNNQNTVVRDITSVNSKFFHIALLQSKNMKLINIQINAPENSPNTDGIHIERSTGVVISDTHISTGDDCISIGQGSDNIDIARVHCGPGHGMSVGSLGRYVDEGDVTRVHVRNMTFVGTMNGVRIKTWENSPTKSLAAHMLFENMTMKDVQNPIIIDQKYCPYYDCEHKHVSGVTLKDITFKNIKGTSSTPVAVRLRCGVPCQGVVLQDVDLKYMGEGGSSSKCENAMATYVGYQHPEPCA, from the exons ATGGAAGGCAGCGTGTGGTGCATATGGCACGGTGACGCTGTTGATCCCGCCGGGGACGTACTACATCGGGCCGACGAAGTTCCATGGTCCCTGCAAAGCCTCCGCCATCACCTTCTTGCTCCAG GGGACGCTCAAGGCGGCGACGGATCTGAGGCGTTTTGGCAACGACTGGATCGAGTTCGGGTGGGTGAAAGACCTCACTGTGGCCGGACAGAACAATGCCATCATCAATGGCCAGGGCGCCGCCTCCTGGCCCTTCAACAAGTGTCCCTTCCAAAAGGACTGCAAAGTCCTCCCCACT TGCAGAGCGTGCTGTTCGTGAACAACCAGAACACGGTGGTGCGCGACATCACGTCGGTAAACAGCAAGTTCTTCCACATCGCACTGCTGCAGAGTAAGAATATGAAGTTGATCAACATCCAGATCAACGCGCCGGAGAACAGCCCAAACACAGATGGCATCCACATCGAGCGAAGCACGGGTGTGGTGATTTCCGACACCCATATCAGCACAGGAGATGACTGCATCTCCATCGGCCAGGGGAGCGACAACATCGACATCGCCCGCGTCCACTGCGGCCCGGGGCACGGCATGAGCGTCGGCAGCCTTGGACGGTACGTGGACGAGGGCGACGTCACCCGCGTCCACGTCAGGAACATGACCTTCGTGGGCACCATGAACGGCGTCCGGATCAAGACGTGGGAGAACTCCCCTACCAAGAGCCTCGCCGCGCACATGCTGTTCGAGAACATGACCATGAAGGACGTGCAGAACCCCATCATCATCGACCAGAAGTACTGCCCTTACTACGACTGCGAGCACAAGCACGTCTCCGGGGTCACCCTCAAGGACATCACGTTCAAGAACATCAAGGGGACGTCGTCGACGCCGGTGGCCGTGCGGCTCCGGTGCGGCGTGCCGTGCCAGGGCGTCGTGCTGCAGGACGTGGACCTGAAGTACATGGGAGAGGGAGGGTCCTCGTCGAAGTGCGAGAACGCCATGGCCACGTACGTTGGCTACCAGCACCCAGAGCCATGCGCCTAG